The following proteins are encoded in a genomic region of Candidatus Eisenbacteria bacterium:
- a CDS encoding AMP-binding protein: MKRTIDRSLEKTARLRPRAPFLFFERKTIRYREFLERVLRIAGGFARAGIRPGDRVALLLGNVPEFAEAVFALLRLGAVLVPINHFLAPREIARLVRRAEPVLIVAGEEMLPLLAETPEPSKGVIVVGGSGGEGRELFGNLARGEAVSPEAERPAPESTALLLFTSGTEGEPRGVLLSHRNLAANARQCEEALGPRSSDRFLLFLPLFHTFTLTVCLFLPALIGASIALERSARNFRPLMRRALLSRRVSIFVGVPAVYNALARARIPFLVRKLHKIRMMISGSAPLSPRTIAAVEERFGAPLLEGYGLTEAGPVVSVNRLERRVPGTVGPPLPGIEARVLGERGEERMPGEAGELLVKGENVADAFLGGKSPVENGWLRTGDLASLDLQGFLTIHDRKKDVILVRGINVYPREIEEAIEEHPAVAGAAVVRAKSEKKGEVPRAFVVPAEGIALSPAMILEHLRGQLAPYKIPAYVEIVSELPRSGTGKVLRRVLEGRPLPEGGGG; this comes from the coding sequence GTGAAGAGGACAATCGATCGGTCTCTCGAGAAGACGGCGCGGCTTCGCCCGCGGGCCCCCTTCCTCTTCTTCGAGCGGAAGACGATTCGCTACCGGGAGTTCCTCGAGCGCGTTCTCCGAATCGCCGGGGGCTTCGCACGCGCCGGCATCCGCCCCGGGGATCGGGTCGCCCTCCTTCTCGGAAACGTCCCGGAGTTCGCGGAGGCGGTCTTCGCGCTCCTTCGCCTCGGGGCGGTCCTCGTTCCGATCAATCACTTCCTCGCCCCGCGGGAGATCGCCCGGCTCGTGCGACGGGCCGAACCGGTGCTGATCGTCGCGGGGGAGGAGATGCTCCCCCTCCTCGCGGAGACCCCCGAGCCCTCGAAGGGCGTGATCGTGGTCGGAGGGAGCGGGGGGGAGGGCCGCGAGCTGTTCGGGAATCTCGCCCGAGGAGAGGCGGTTTCGCCGGAGGCGGAGAGGCCCGCTCCGGAGTCGACCGCGCTCCTTCTCTTCACGTCGGGGACGGAAGGAGAGCCGCGGGGCGTTCTCCTCTCGCACCGGAACCTCGCGGCGAACGCGCGGCAATGCGAGGAGGCTCTCGGGCCGCGCTCGAGCGACCGCTTTCTCCTCTTTCTTCCCCTCTTCCACACGTTCACGCTGACGGTCTGTCTCTTCCTCCCCGCCCTTATCGGCGCGTCGATCGCGCTGGAGCGCTCCGCGCGGAACTTCCGCCCGCTGATGCGCAGGGCTCTTCTCTCGCGGCGCGTGTCGATCTTCGTCGGGGTTCCCGCCGTCTACAACGCCCTCGCGCGCGCGCGCATCCCCTTCCTCGTCCGCAAGCTCCACAAGATCCGCATGATGATCTCGGGGAGCGCCCCTCTTTCCCCGCGCACGATCGCGGCGGTGGAGGAGCGGTTCGGCGCGCCGCTCCTCGAGGGTTACGGCCTGACCGAGGCCGGCCCGGTCGTCTCCGTGAACCGTCTGGAAAGAAGGGTGCCGGGGACGGTCGGGCCGCCCCTCCCCGGGATCGAGGCGCGCGTGCTGGGGGAGAGGGGGGAGGAGCGGATGCCCGGCGAGGCGGGGGAGCTCCTCGTCAAGGGAGAGAACGTCGCCGACGCCTTTCTCGGAGGCAAGTCCCCCGTGGAGAACGGGTGGCTCCGCACGGGGGACCTCGCGAGCCTGGATCTCCAGGGCTTCCTCACGATCCACGACCGGAAGAAGGACGTGATCCTCGTCCGGGGGATCAACGTCTACCCGCGCGAGATCGAGGAGGCGATCGAGGAGCATCCGGCGGTTGCCGGAGCGGCGGTGGTCCGCGCCAAGAGCGAGAAGAAGGGGGAGGTGCCGCGCGCCTTCGTCGTCCCCGCCGAGGGGATCGCGCTCTCCCCCGCGATGATCCTCGAGCACCTCCGCGGGCAGCTCGCCCCGTACAAGATCCCGGCGTACGTGGAGATCGTGAGCGAGCTCCCTCGGAGCGGAACGGGCAAGGTGCTCCGCAGGGTTCTCGAGGGACGCCCGCTCCCCGAGGGGGGCGGCGGATAG